The stretch of DNA TTAAAATCAAAAAAGATAGATGAGGTTGTGCTGCTTGGTTCAAGAGGAAGCGGAAGATCACTAACGGATACACCCGTACCGGTAGACGTTATCAACATTTCAAAAATATTAAAACAAAGTCCTGTTAATAATATAAGCCAGGCACTGAACTATATTGTTCCTTCTTTTTCCTCCACATCCCATACGGTTAATGACGGGACTGATTTCGTAGACCCGGCACAATTACGAGGATTAGGACCAGATCAGGTTTTGGTTCTTCTTAATGGGAAAAGAAGATATCAGTCATCATTAATAAACGTGACCCTAACTCCGGGAAGAGGATCTGTAGGGACCGACCTTAATGCTATTCCTGCATTTGCACTTGATAAGATAGAGGTTTTAAGAGATGGTGCTTCTGCACAATATGGATCTGATGCTATTGCGGGTGTTGTGAACTTAGGACTCAAAAAGAGATTAGGCCTTTCCGGCCAGGTATTTTTAGGCGGATATGCTTCGCCGGTTACGAATAACTTTTCGGGAGGAGTAGATGGGGAAACTATTTCCTTAGACCTTAACTATGGTTTTAAAGTAGGTAAACAAGGTTTCTTTAATATTACAACTTCTACTCAATATCGGGATCCTTACTCAAGAGCAGGTGTGAGGGGAGGAGATATTTATAACGCTTATAATGCAATTAATTATAGAGCAGCTCAGAATGGAATAGATATAGACGGATTATATAAGAATATTGGAAATACCGCGAACAGTCAGCAGATTATTAATACGATCAAGCAATACGCAACTCAGGTCGATTACTTCTCATCTCAGCTACAAAACGATATCTCAAATGCCAATAGCATTTCAACGTTGCAAGGATTGCTGGGAGGAGATGTTACGAATCAGGAGCTTGCTTACAGAGGGCTTGAGCGAAAAGATTTCAGTATACGAGCTGGACAATCGAAGCTGCAATCAGCACAGGTGTATTACAATTCAGAAGTACCTATTAATGATGATTGGAAAATTTACTCTTTTGGTGGTTATAGCTATAGGCTGGGGAATGCGGGAGGCTTTTTCCGTCTGCCGAATACGGAAAGGAATGTCAATTTTCTTTCACCTAATGGGTATCTACCCCAGATAGAGGCTACTATTAATGATAATTCTTATGCAGCAGGGATTAAAGGAAAATGGAATGACTGGAATATAGACCTGAGCAATACTTTTGGTAAAAATACATTTGACTTCGGTGTAGTGAATACCTTTAACGCTTCATTAGTTAATAACTCACCAAGATCTTTTAAAGCGGGTGGACTGGAGTTTTTACAAAATACAGTCAACCTGGATTTTTCAAAAAAGTATGATGTATTACATGGGTTAAACATTGCTTTTGGTGGTGAATACCGTTATGAAAACTATAAAGTAAATGCGGGAAACCAAAACTCTTATGCATCTTATGATATTTTTGGAAATGTAGTTACTACAAGTACACCTGGCAATGAGTTGGTAACCGATTTTTTCGGAAGAACAAGACCTGCCGGTTCGCAGGTATTCCCAGGGTTCAGTCCTGAAAATGCAGTTTCTGGAAACAGGAACAGTGTTGCAGGTTATGTGGATGTAGAGCTGGAACCAACTGATTGGTGGCTAGTGGAAGGAGCCTTGCGTTATGAAAACTACTCAGATTTTGGGTCAACATTTAATTATAAGCTGGCAACGAATGTTAAGCTGGTCGATAATTTCAATTGGAGAGGTGCTATTTCTACAGGCTTTAGGGCACCTTCTTTGGCCCAAATCTATTATAGTTCAACTTCAACCTTAATTCAACAAGGAAATACGACTCAGGTTGGAACTTTTAGAAATAATTCTGAGGCAGCACAGGCTTTAGGAATTCCGAAACTAAAACAGGAGACTTCTCAGTCCTATAGTACAGGTATTACATGGAAAGTTCCGAAACTGAATTTAGTTGTTACAGCAGATGTCTACTATATTAAAATTAAGGATAGAGTAGTTCTAACCGATTTGTTTTTCAGACCTGAAGGTACTCCGGGAATAGATTTTCCTGAAGGATCTGATCAGGCTGTTCTGCAAAACGCTTTTGATCTTGCCAGAGCAAGTGCAGCTAATTTTTTTGCCAATGCAGTTAATTCTCAAACAAAAGGACTTGATATTACTGTTTCTCAGACTTCAAAAATTAGCTCTGGAATTAGTTTGGAGAATAATTTTGGTCTTAATCTCAATCAGACAAAAAGAATTGGAGAGATTAATGCTTCTCCCAAATTAATAAGCCAGATTGATAGCTATTTTTCAGAACCGAACAGAGTCTACTTTGAAGAGGCGGTACCTCGTGTGAAGGCTACGCTTTCCAATGCCTTGTGAGTATCAGATTTTAATGTTTTACTGAGAAACTCTTTCTTTGGAAAAGTGACTGATGCAGATGTGCTAGATGCTAACTTTGACGGTGTTACAGGAAAGCAGGAGCATTTTGTTTTAAATAGCCGTTTTGTAACTGATCTTTCTGTTGGGTATGATTTCAATAAGAATGTTGCACTGACAATAGGAAGTAATAATATTTTCAATGTAATGCCTTCTAAAAATCCTTTAATCAATTCTTTGACAGCAGATAATCAATTTGTTTATTCCAGACAGGTTTCTCAGTATGGAATTGGTGGAAGGTTTTTATTTGCAAGAGTGGAGTTTAAGTTTTAGAAGTATAGCTTAATAAAAGAAAAAGCCTCGCGTTAGCGAGGCTTTTATATATAACTAATAATCTTAGTTTTCTTGTTTTTTAATCAGGTTAAGTGCAGAACCTGCTTTGAACCAGTCAATTTGTTGATCATTATATGTATGGTTGGCCATAATGATATCTTTTGTTCCATCAGTATGTACAAACTCCAGTGTAAGCTGTTTTCCCGGAGCAAACTGATCTAAGTCTAAGAAGTTAACAGTGTCATCTTCCTGGATTTTATCATAATCTGCTTCATTAGCAAACGTTATCCCTAACATCCCTTGTTTTTTAAGGTTAGTTTCGTGGATTCTTGCAAATGATTTTACCAATACTGCTTTTACACCAAGGTGTCTTGGTTCCATTGCTGCATGCTCTCTTGATGAACCTTCACCGTAATTCTGGTCTCCAACCACAATAGTAGGAATACCTGCAGCTTTATAAGCTCTTTGTACAGCAGGAACTTCACCGAATTCACCTGTCAATTGGTTTTTAACATGATTGGTTTCCATGTTATAGGCATTTACTGCTCCAATCAGCATGTTGTTTGAAATATTATCAAGGTGACCTCTGTATTTCAACCATGGTCCAGCCATAGAGATGTGGTCAGTTGTACATTTTCCGAAAGCTTTAATTAAAACTTTAGCCCCTTCAATGTTTTTACCATCCCAAGCCGGGAATTCTTCTAATAACTGAAGTCTGTCTGAAGTAGGACTTACATTAACGACTACTGAAGAACCGTCCTCAGAAGGAGCCTGATAACCATTGTCATCTACAGCAAACCCTTTCTCAGGTAATTCAAAACCATTAGGTTCATCAAGTTTTACCTGATCTCCATTCTCTGCAGTTAAGGTATCTGTAATAGGGTTAAAATCTAATCTTCCTGAAATTGCAACTGCTGCTACCATTTCTGGAGAAGCTACAAAAGCATGGGTATTAGGGTTACCATCAGCTCTTTTTGCAAAGTTTCTGTTGAATGAATGTATAATTGAGTTTTTCTCTCCTTTTTCAGCACCTTCTCTGTCCCATTGTCCGATACAAGGTCCGCAGGCATTAGTAAAGATTCTTGCGTTTTCAAATTTTCTGAAAGAATCTAAGAAACCGTCTCT from Chryseobacterium piperi encodes:
- a CDS encoding TonB-dependent receptor plug domain-containing protein, producing the protein MHNFKHRSIITSATLISTFYFAQSDSLKSKKIDEVVLLGSRGSGRSLTDTPVPVDVINISKILKQSPVNNISQALNYIVPSFSSTSHTVNDGTDFVDPAQLRGLGPDQVLVLLNGKRRYQSSLINVTLTPGRGSVGTDLNAIPAFALDKIEVLRDGASAQYGSDAIAGVVNLGLKKRLGLSGQVFLGGYASPVTNNFSGGVDGETISLDLNYGFKVGKQGFFNITTSTQYRDPYSRAGVRGGDIYNAYNAINYRAAQNGIDIDGLYKNIGNTANSQQIINTIKQYATQVDYFSSQLQNDISNANSISTLQGLLGGDVTNQELAYRGLERKDFSIRAGQSKLQSAQVYYNSEVPINDDWKIYSFGGYSYRLGNAGGFFRLPNTERNVNFLSPNGYLPQIEATINDNSYAAGIKGKWNDWNIDLSNTFGKNTFDFGVVNTFNASLVNNSPRSFKAGGLEFLQNTVNLDFSKKYDVLHGLNIAFGGEYRYENYKVNAGNQNSYASYDIFGNVVTTSTPGNELVTDFFGRTRPAGSQVFPGFSPENAVSGNRNSVAGYVDVELEPTDWWLVEGALRYENYSDFGSTFNYKLATNVKLVDNFNWRGAISTGFRAPSLAQIYYSSTSTLIQQGNTTQVGTFRNNSEAAQALGIPKLKQETSQSYSTGITWKVPKLNLVVTADVYYIKIKDRVVLTDLFFRPEGTPGIDFPEGSDQAVLQNAFDLARASAANFFANAVNSQTKGLDITVSQTSKISSGISLENNFGLNLNQTKRIGEINASPKLISQIDSYFSEPNRVYFEEAVPRVKATLSNAL
- a CDS encoding TonB-dependent receptor → MTDADVLDANFDGVTGKQEHFVLNSRFVTDLSVGYDFNKNVALTIGSNNIFNVMPSKNPLINSLTADNQFVYSRQVSQYGIGGRFLFARVEFKF